The Arsenicicoccus dermatophilus nucleotide sequence CTCGCCGAGGCGGCGTGCGTCGGACACCTCTGCGGTCAGGGACGTGTAGGCCTGTGGTGCCCGCTCGGGAGTGAGGACCTCACGCACTCGGCGGATGATCCCGCACTGCTCGTCGACGAGGGCGTCCAGGGGCCAGGCCGGGCGGTCGGTGATGCTCATGCAGCTCTCCTGGGGGAGGTGGGGATCCATCCGGAGCGGGGGTCCAGGCGCAGCCAGGCCTGCAGCCGCCGTGCCTGGAGGGTGGTGGGGTGGTACGCGGCTGCCGCCTCGGCCCAGGCCGTGACGACAGGCATCAGTCCGCCCCAGGTGCGCAGCGCGGCCCTGACCGGGTGGTCCTGGGCCAGCTCGGTGCCCATCCCATGGCCCCAGCCACCCGTGACCAGGGACGCCGGGCCGGGCCACGATCCGGCGAGCAGCCGCGCGTCCTCGGCGAAGAAGTCGTCGTCGCCGGTCACCACCAGGAGAGGCAGGTTCATCGGCGACCACCGGGCGACGGGGTCAGGCCGGGGTGCGTCCCAGAGCCGTCGCCACAGCACGGGCAGGTCCGCCTGCGCGGTGGCAGCCGCTGACCGGGGCAGGACGGCGAGGATCTCCGGCGGCAGGTCGTCCAGCACCGATCGGACGCCGCCCTGCTCGGCCCGGGCGCACAGCAGGTCGAGGGCGGCCGGGGGCACGGCCGGGCCGGAGACCCGTCCGCACCCGTGCTGCAGCCACCACCCGAGGCGGTCTCGCACGCGGGGGGTCCCGTCGGGGGCATGGGCGGTGTCCCAGAGCCCGAGGGCCGGCACCATGGCGACGATCCCGGCCGGGCGGGGGCCACCCGTGCGGGTCAGCACCCGCGTGGCCTCGAGGGCGGCGTAGGCGCCGTACGACGAGCCGCTCAGCAGCAACGGGCCGTGCACCCGCCCGGCCGTCGCAAGCGCGCGCACGGTGTCGGCGCCGTCGGGCCCCTCGTGCTCGTAGGGGATCCACCGGCCGCCGGATCCGTGGCGGCCTCTCACGTCCTGGACGTAGGCGTGGTATCCCGCGCGGGCCCAGCTCGACGCCTCGGAGACGAGCCTGGACGCGTCGTAGGGGGTCCGGATCAGCACGGTGCCGCGAGCCCGGGCAGGAGAGGCCGACACGTGGAGGGTGCGCAGCGTGGTGCCGTCGCCGGCGGCGACGGCGACGGGGGTCACGTCCACGCGGCGGGCGCTCATCTCAGCGGCTCCGTCTCGGGCACCCGCAGCACGGGGTGTTCGCTGAGACGCAGGGGGGTCATCTCCAGCCGGAACAGCAGGCTCGGTCCGCGGGCGGGAACCTGGTGGAGAAGGTCCAAGCAGGATTCCAGGACGTGCGCTGCCGCCAGCGCCGCGGCGACTGGTGGCAGGTCGAGGAGCGGGTCGCCGCCCACCTCGTGCCAGGTCCGTGCGAGGTGCTCGGGTGCGGGGCTGGCCGCCATCCTCCGGGCGCGCACGTCGACGGCCCGGACGGCGCGCGGATCTGACGGGTCGGCGAGCGGGTGGACGAAGAGCACATCGTCCTCGCGGTGCACCCGGACGACTGCGAACCCGGCTGCCAGGTCCGCGTCCGCGATGTCCTCGTCGTCCTGGTTGCGGATGGCGTGCAGGGCCAGGGTGAGCGAGGCGTCGGCAGGGGCGGCACAGGTGCGGTCGGTGACCTCCTGCGGGCTCCCCACCTGCGCAAGCGCGCTCAGGACGGGGCCGAAGATCTGCGGTGCGTCCCCACGGACGCGGATCCCGGCTCGCTGAGGACGCCGACGTGCGGCGCGCTGCGCGAGAACCTCGTCCACCTGAGCGGTCGAGGCTTGGGGGGCGATGCGAAGGAAGGCTCCGTCGGCCGCGCGGACGACACGCGACTCGGACGAGGGGGGACTC carries:
- a CDS encoding CocE/NonD family hydrolase, giving the protein MSARRVDVTPVAVAAGDGTTLRTLHVSASPARARGTVLIRTPYDASRLVSEASSWARAGYHAYVQDVRGRHGSGGRWIPYEHEGPDGADTVRALATAGRVHGPLLLSGSSYGAYAALEATRVLTRTGGPRPAGIVAMVPALGLWDTAHAPDGTPRVRDRLGWWLQHGCGRVSGPAVPPAALDLLCARAEQGGVRSVLDDLPPEILAVLPRSAAATAQADLPVLWRRLWDAPRPDPVARWSPMNLPLLVVTGDDDFFAEDARLLAGSWPGPASLVTGGWGHGMGTELAQDHPVRAALRTWGGLMPVVTAWAEAAAAYHPTTLQARRLQAWLRLDPRSGWIPTSPRRAA